Proteins encoded within one genomic window of Ranitomeya variabilis isolate aRanVar5 chromosome 4, aRanVar5.hap1, whole genome shotgun sequence:
- the LOC143768727 gene encoding trypsin-like, which yields MLLLLAAALLGSAVHGYSIERIIGGEECLQHSQPWQVALYYFDKFICGGVLINRYWVLTAAHCNVSNIQVRLGEHNLNVNEGTEQFTYAAKICPHENYNFQTYDNDIMLLKLATPAILNEYVNIISFCSTESLEHCDNCLISGWGTTTSPQETYPDVLQCLNVTIFPDDECQQFYGDGSVTENMFCAGHRDGGQDSCQGDSGGPLVCGSHLCGIISWGDPICGQPNKPGVYTKVCNYLAWINYVMETEDDTICRNS from the exons TGCATGGCTATTCCATAGAGCGGATTATAGGAGGAGAGGAATGTCTCCAGCATTCACAGCCATGGCAGGTGGCACTCTACTATTTTGATAAATTCATCTGTGGAGGAGTGCTCATAAACAGATACTGGGTTTTAACAGCTGCTCACTGCAATGTATC GAATATTCAGGTTCGGCTTGGAGAACATAATCTGAACGTGAATGAGGGAACAGAGCAGTTTACGTATGCCGCAAAAATATGTCCTCATGAGAACTACAACTTTCAGACATACGACAATGACATTATGCTCCTGAAACTCGCAACACCGGCTATACTTAATGAATATGTGAATATTATTTCATTCTGCTCCACTGAGTCACTGGAGCATTGTGACAACTGTCTAATCTCAGGATGGGGAACAACTACCAGTCCTCAGG AGACGTACCCTGATGTTCTTCAGTGTCTCAATGTTACGATTTTTCCTGATGATGAATGTCAGCAGTTCTATGGCGATGGCAGCGTTACTGAGAACATGTTCTGCGCTGGACACCGTGATGGAGGGCAGGATTCTTGCCAG GGAGATTCTGGGGGTCCTCTGGTTTGTGGGTCCCACTTGTGTGGAATCATTTCATGGGGAGATCCAATCTGTGGACAACCCAATAAACCCGGAGTCTACACCAAAGTTTGCAACTATCTTGCCTGGATTAACTACGTGATGGAAACTGAAGATGACACAATATGTAGAAATAGCTAG